CCATGATGGCCCTCGGGGCTATCGCCATTCTCGGGGCACTCATCATTAGCTTGCTTTCTTTCCCGCCTGCCTTTGCCTTTATCCTCGGTATGATCGCCGCAATCGCTGCGCTGAATTACCTGCCTGAAACACCGGAATCAACCGCAAGTTCTGAGGCAGTACCACCAGTAGGCAGTAAAACAATCTATGTCGGCAACTTGCCTTATCGCGCGAATGAAAGTGAGGTCAAGCAGCTCTTTGCCGAATACGGTGAGGTCTTTGCCGTCCGCCTGATGAAAGATAAGCGAACCGGCAAACGACGCGGATTTGGTTTTGTGGTGATGAATAGCGGTGA
Above is a window of Photobacterium sp. TY1-4 DNA encoding:
- a CDS encoding RNA recognition motif domain-containing protein, which translates into the protein MKFSKQTMMALGAIAILGALIISLLSFPPAFAFILGMIAAIAALNYLPETPESTASSEAVPPVGSKTIYVGNLPYRANESEVKQLFAEYGEVFAVRLMKDKRTGKRRGFGFVVMNSGDADTAISQLNNKEFGQRTLKVREANEPKSLDS